A single window of Vibrio gazogenes DNA harbors:
- a CDS encoding alpha/beta fold hydrolase: MKKQLNLASCKCSYTIYGNQERLGKNSTPLILLHGTNSDGEASYGKIHPYFSKDRVVIIPDYAGCGDSSLPETELSVELLVDQILAIFADSGYEKFDVVGHSLGAVVAAVLASGHPQYINKLVLSAPWCNSNDARHQLIFNTWKELEESNSKLSMSFALSHVLSPSFLAKMDHHVVQAICHSKSAPETNRRIQLGMEVDIISELEGITSETLVIGLKFDTLIPTNMVQDVARLINNSQYREVNSGHAVQIENPSDWVEEINQFISN, translated from the coding sequence CACACCATTAATTTTATTACATGGAACAAATAGTGATGGTGAAGCCAGTTATGGAAAAATTCATCCCTACTTTTCAAAGGACAGAGTAGTCATCATACCTGATTATGCCGGCTGCGGAGATTCATCTCTGCCCGAAACTGAACTTTCTGTCGAGCTCTTAGTAGACCAAATTTTAGCTATCTTTGCGGACAGTGGTTATGAAAAGTTCGATGTTGTAGGCCATTCACTTGGCGCTGTTGTGGCTGCGGTACTCGCCAGTGGGCATCCACAATATATCAATAAGCTTGTATTGAGTGCACCTTGGTGTAACTCAAATGATGCTAGACACCAATTGATTTTTAATACATGGAAAGAACTCGAAGAGTCAAACTCAAAACTTTCGATGTCCTTTGCTCTCTCTCATGTCCTGAGCCCTAGTTTCTTAGCAAAAATGGACCACCATGTTGTCCAAGCTATCTGTCATAGTAAAAGTGCTCCCGAAACAAATCGCAGAATCCAACTAGGGATGGAAGTTGACATTATCAGTGAGCTTGAGGGGATAACATCTGAAACTTTAGTCATTGGTTTGAAATTCGATACATTAATTCCAACCAATATGGTTCAAGATGTAGCCAGATTAATCAATAACAGTCAGTACAGAGAAGTCAATAGTGGTCACGCAGTACAGATAGAAAACCCATCAGACTGGGTTGAAGAAATAAATCAATTTATCTCAAATTAA